The Tessaracoccus timonensis sequence TGCGCCCGACCACTCGCCGCCCGAGCCGCGCGCTCAGCAAAGGCCGCAACGTCGTCGTGTTCTCCAGCGAACCCTCTGTCGAGCGGCTCGTCGGCGAGTTCGATTTGACGGCCGCTGAACTGGCCAAGCAGCACTCCATCGCGGTGGTGCCCGTCGGGCTGGTGGGTTCGTTCCGGCTGGCAGACACGCTGAAGCTGCGATTGCGCAACAGGCCCAAGGTGTCGGTGCGTTTCGGCGCTCCGGTGCACGTGGCCACCCGCTCCATCGACGATGTCACCGACGAGGTGCAGGCCCGCGTGGAACATCTCGTCGGAGAAGGTGAGCTGTCATGGTGGGACGTGGAGCGTCGGAGAACCAGCGGTGACGCACCGGCCTCGCCCCGAGCGGCGAAGTGGCGTCGGCTCTGGGACCAGGCCGAACCCAGGAACGAGGGAGCACGCCGGCGAATCTGGCGGTAACGGCCTTTTCCGAAAGCTCCTATAGACTTGAACGCACGTTCGCTTTTGGAAAGGAAGGGTGCCAATGTCAGGTCACTCCAAGTGGGCCACCACCAAGCATAAGAAGGCTGCCATCGATGCCAAGCGCGGCAAGTTGTTTGCCAAGCTGATTAAGAACATCGAAGTCGCAGCCCGCACAGGTGGCGGTGACCCCGGCGGAAACCCGACGCTGTATGACGCCATCCAGAAGGCGAAGAAATCGTCGGTGCCGAACGACAACATCGATCGCGCCGTCAAGCGCGGCTCTGGTGTCGAGTCGGGCGGCGCCGCGTACGAGAACATCATGTACGAGGCGTACGGCCCCTCCGGCGTTGCCATCCTCATCGAGTGCCTCACCGACAACCGCAACCGTTCCGCCACCGAGGTGCGCATGGGTGTCACCCGCAATGGCGGCACCATGGCTGACGTCGGCTCGGTGCAGCGCATGTTCGCGCGCAAGGGCGTCGTCACGATCGCCAAGCAGCAGGGCGGGCGTGAGCTGAGTGAGGACGACGTGATGGAGGCCGCGCTCGAGGCCGGGCTCGAAGAGGTCGAAGACGCCGGCGACAACTGGGAAGCCATGAGCGACCCCAACGACGTTGTGGAGGTGCGGAAGGCCGTCGAAGCCGCTGGGCTCGAGTACGAATCCGCGGAAGTCCAGTTCGTCGCATCGTTCGACACCACCGTCACCGACGTCGATACCGCGAAGAAAGTGTTCAACATCATCGACGCGCTCGAGGATTCCGACGACGTGCAGAACGTGTTCACGAACATCGACCTGGCTCCCGAGGTGGAAGCCGCACTCGACGCTGAGGATTGAGTAGACGAGGTGCGAGTCATCGGCATTGACCCCGGTCTCACCAGGTGTGGGATCGGGGTTGTTGATGCGACGGTGGGGCGGGCTTCCTTCGTCGCAGTTGGCGTCGTTCGAACTCCCTCCGACCTGCCGACGCCGAAGCGCCTGGTCATGATCGAGTCCGGCATTGTGGAATGGGTCCGTGAACACAGCCCTGACGCGATGGCCATCGAGCGCGTGTTCGCGCAGCACAACCGCAGTTCGGTGATGGACACGATGCAGGCAGCGGGTGTGGCGTCTCTGGTTGGCGAACATGCTGGCCTCGACGTCACCTACCACACGCCGAGCGAGGTGAAGGCCGCGGTCACAGGATCGGGCAGCGCAGACAAAGCCCAAGTCACCGCAATGATCACCCGCATTCTCAAACTTTCAGCGCCCCCACGTCCGGCTGACGCCGCCGATGCGCTTGCCGTCGCCATCACGCACGGCTGGCGCGGGGTACGCACGAACCGATACGCGGCCGCCGTGGCCGCTGCGAAAGGAAGACGATGATTGCGCAGCTCACCGGGCAGGTGACGTACGCCGGGGCCACGTCATTCATCATCGAGGTTTCGGGCGTGGGTTTCCGTGCCAACACGAACGCAAATACCGCCGCAACGCTCCGTGTCGGGGAGGTGCAAACCGTGCACACCAGCCTCGTCGTGAGAGAAGATTCCCTCACGATGTGGGGGTTTGCCACGCCCGCCGAGCGCGACGCCTTCGAGCTGGTACAGACCGCATCCGGCGTTGGCCCCAAGGTGGCTGCCGCCATGTTGAGCGTCTTCAGCCCAGGTGAGCTACGGCAGGTGATCGCATCCGAAGACGTGAAGCGCCTCACCTCCGTGCCCGGCATCGGCCCTAAGGGCGCGCAGAAGATCATCCTGGAGCTGAAAGACAAGGTGCTGCTCCTCTCCGACGACGACGCACCCGCGCCCGTTCGCGTCGACGATGATGCGCTGTGGAAGAAGCAGGTGAAGGAAGGCTTGGAAGGCCTCGGCTGGTCGTCGAAGGAAGCTCAGTCAGCGTGTGATCATGTCGCTCCGCTCGTCGAGGAAGACCCGAACGTTCCCATCGCGACGCTCATGCGCGCCGCACTCAGCAGATTGGCGAAACGATGACCGAACCGTCGCCCGTCGATCCCGAGGCCACAGTAGGGGAGCGAGACTTCGAGTCGGCGCTCCGCCCCAAGCTGCTCACCGAGTTTGAGGGCCAGCCGCGGGTGCGCGAGCAACTCGGGCTCGTGCTCGACGCTGCCCGCCACCGCGGCACCGCACCCGATCACGTGCTGCTGTCCGGCCCGCCCGGGCTCGGCAAAACTACGCTGGCCATGATCATCGCCAACGAACTCGGCGTGAACCTGCGCATCACCTCAGGACCCGCCATCCAGCACGCCGGCGACCTCGCCGCCATCCTCTCCGGCCTCGACGAGCACGAAGTGCTATTCATCGACGAGATCCACCGCCTGTCGAAACCCGCCGAGGAAATGCTGTACCTCGCCATGGAAGACTTCCGCGTCGACGTGGTGGTGGGCAAAGGCCCAGGCGCTACCGCCATTCCGATCGACTTGCCGCAGTTCACCCTCGTCGGTGCTACCACCAGAGCCGGGCTGCTGCCCGGCCCGCTGCGCGACCGCTTCGGATTCACCGCCCAGCTCGACTTCTACGAAGACGACGCCCTCGCCGGCATCGTCGCCGTCTCCGCATCGAAGTTGGAGGTAGATCTGGCATCGGACGCCGCGACGGAGATCGCCTCGCGTAGCCGCGGCACGCCGCGGATCGCGAACCGCCTGCTTCGGCGCGTCCGCGACTACGGACAGGTCAAGGGCCACGCGACGCTCCTGCGCGACGTGGCCCGCGCCGCGCTTGAGCTCTACGAGGTCGACGAGCGGGGGCTCGACAGACTCGACCGCTCGGTGCTGCTCTCGCTCGTGGAGAAGTTTGGGGGAGGCCCCGTCGGGCTCTCGACGCTCGCACTTAGCGTCGGCGAGGAGGTCGACACGGTCGCCGAAGTGGCCGAACCGTTCCTGATCCGGCAAGGATTCATGATGCGCACCCCGCGGGGCCGGGTGGCTACCCCGTCGGCGTACACGCACCTGGGCATGACGCCACCTAGCACCGCACCTGATTCGCTATTCGGCGGCTAGCGTTGCGGCGTTTTCGGGGCGGTTGAGCTATTGTGAACGGTGGTTTGCGCGCAAACCATCCGTGACCGATTCGACGAAAGTTTGTTCCATGCCTCCTGGCCTCGATTTACTGCTGATGATCGTCATCTTTGGCGCCATCATGTACTTCCTCATGATTCGCCCGCAGCAGAAGAGGATGCGAGAACATCAGGAAATGGTGAATGCCGTTCAGCCTGGCACCCGCGTGCTGTTGACCTCCGGCATCTACGCCACCGTGCTGCACATGGGAGAGCGCCAGATGATTGTTGAGGTCGCGCCGGGCGTTGAGATCACCGTCGTGAAGGGCCACATCTCCAAGGTTGTCACCGACGATGACGAGGAGTTCGTCTACGAGGGCGAAGGTAATGACGTGGAGGCTGACCTCGACGACACCGTCGCCACCGATGAGGAGCTCGACGATGTGCTGGGCAAGCCGGAGGAGTCCGACGATCCGTACACGCCCAACGCAGACCCGCAAGCCAACCGCTAGTTCCTGAGGCACTCACTTGGCAACCACATCACGTAAGCGTTCAAGGCCGGGCTTCGCCGTTATCGGCCTCCTCGCCGTCATCGCCCTCCTGTTTGGCATCATGGCCGGCACCAAGACTTGGGCCCCCAAGCTCGGTCTTGACCTGCAGGGCGGCATGACGATTACACTCACCGCCACCAACCCGACGGTGTCGCAAGAATCCCTCGACCTCGCGGTCGGCATCATCCAGCAGCGTGTCGACGGCATGGGCGTCGGTGAGGCGTCGGTGACCACCATGGGCGACCGCAACATCATCGTCTCTGCACCGAACGTCTCCCGCGAAGACCTGGTGGAACTCGTTGGCGCCACCGCGCAGTTGGAGTTCCGGCAGGTATTCAATGCCACACCTGCCCAGCCGACTGAGGAAAACTCGAAGGAGAAGGAGAAGGTCAGCCCGCTGCCTCGCCCTGAAGGCGACAAGGGCAAGGTACTCGACGTCGACCAGGTGCTGGCGTTTCAGCCCAGCAACGACGATAATCAGGGGTTCCAGGAGTATCAGTGCAACGACGATCCCACTGATGTACTCGATCAAGCGCAGACTGTCTGCGACGACGTCGGCGCCACCAAGTATCTGCTCGGCCCGGTCGCGGTGCAGGGTAAGAACGTCACGAACGCGCGCGCTGAGGTGCCCCAAAACGACGTTGGCTGGGTTGTCGCGCTCGAGTTCGACAATGAAGGCACTTCGCGTTTCGGGAAGATGACGCAGGCGCTGGTGAGCAAGCCCGAACCGACGAATATGTTTGCCATTGTGCTGGACGGCAAGGTGCGTTCGGCCGCGAGGGTGAATGTTCCCATCATGAACGGGC is a genomic window containing:
- a CDS encoding YebC/PmpR family DNA-binding transcriptional regulator; translation: MSGHSKWATTKHKKAAIDAKRGKLFAKLIKNIEVAARTGGGDPGGNPTLYDAIQKAKKSSVPNDNIDRAVKRGSGVESGGAAYENIMYEAYGPSGVAILIECLTDNRNRSATEVRMGVTRNGGTMADVGSVQRMFARKGVVTIAKQQGGRELSEDDVMEAALEAGLEEVEDAGDNWEAMSDPNDVVEVRKAVEAAGLEYESAEVQFVASFDTTVTDVDTAKKVFNIIDALEDSDDVQNVFTNIDLAPEVEAALDAED
- the ruvC gene encoding crossover junction endodeoxyribonuclease RuvC, encoding MGIDPGLTRCGIGVVDATVGRASFVAVGVVRTPSDLPTPKRLVMIESGIVEWVREHSPDAMAIERVFAQHNRSSVMDTMQAAGVASLVGEHAGLDVTYHTPSEVKAAVTGSGSADKAQVTAMITRILKLSAPPRPADAADALAVAITHGWRGVRTNRYAAAVAAAKGRR
- the ruvA gene encoding Holliday junction branch migration protein RuvA, which gives rise to MIAQLTGQVTYAGATSFIIEVSGVGFRANTNANTAATLRVGEVQTVHTSLVVREDSLTMWGFATPAERDAFELVQTASGVGPKVAAAMLSVFSPGELRQVIASEDVKRLTSVPGIGPKGAQKIILELKDKVLLLSDDDAPAPVRVDDDALWKKQVKEGLEGLGWSSKEAQSACDHVAPLVEEDPNVPIATLMRAALSRLAKR
- the ruvB gene encoding Holliday junction branch migration DNA helicase RuvB; amino-acid sequence: MTEPSPVDPEATVGERDFESALRPKLLTEFEGQPRVREQLGLVLDAARHRGTAPDHVLLSGPPGLGKTTLAMIIANELGVNLRITSGPAIQHAGDLAAILSGLDEHEVLFIDEIHRLSKPAEEMLYLAMEDFRVDVVVGKGPGATAIPIDLPQFTLVGATTRAGLLPGPLRDRFGFTAQLDFYEDDALAGIVAVSASKLEVDLASDAATEIASRSRGTPRIANRLLRRVRDYGQVKGHATLLRDVARAALELYEVDERGLDRLDRSVLLSLVEKFGGGPVGLSTLALSVGEEVDTVAEVAEPFLIRQGFMMRTPRGRVATPSAYTHLGMTPPSTAPDSLFGG
- the yajC gene encoding preprotein translocase subunit YajC, whose product is MPPGLDLLLMIVIFGAIMYFLMIRPQQKRMREHQEMVNAVQPGTRVLLTSGIYATVLHMGERQMIVEVAPGVEITVVKGHISKVVTDDDEEFVYEGEGNDVEADLDDTVATDEELDDVLGKPEESDDPYTPNADPQANR
- the secD gene encoding protein translocase subunit SecD — translated: MATTSRKRSRPGFAVIGLLAVIALLFGIMAGTKTWAPKLGLDLQGGMTITLTATNPTVSQESLDLAVGIIQQRVDGMGVGEASVTTMGDRNIIVSAPNVSREDLVELVGATAQLEFRQVFNATPAQPTEENSKEKEKVSPLPRPEGDKGKVLDVDQVLAFQPSNDDNQGFQEYQCNDDPTDVLDQAQTVCDDVGATKYLLGPVAVQGKNVTNARAEVPQNDVGWVVALEFDNEGTSRFGKMTQALVSKPEPTNMFAIVLDGKVRSAARVNVPIMNGQAQISGQFTPEEAGQLANVLKFGSLPLNFEPSQIESVSPTLGGEQLRVGLIAGALGLAIVAIYALLYYRGLGLVVLLSLGLAGVTTYVMMTLLGTAVGFTLSLPAIAGAIVGVAVTADAFIIYFERIRDEIREGRSLRSSLESGWKKARSTIFVANAVQILAAIVLYILAVGGVQGFAFSLGLTTFINLVLVVCFTKPLVTLLGRTKFFGEGHRLSGLSPDKMGVSRERLLGRRTKRKEA